One segment of Salvelinus fontinalis isolate EN_2023a chromosome 12, ASM2944872v1, whole genome shotgun sequence DNA contains the following:
- the LOC129867402 gene encoding alpha-N-acetylgalactosaminide alpha-2,6-sialyltransferase 5-like isoform X2: protein MKTLVPLRMHCNCCALVSSSGHLTGSNRGDEIDRTECVIRMNNAPNGNNFKQDVGRRTSLRVIAHSSVQRVLQRRQELLNANQDSVFLFWGPTSAMRRDGKGRVFNNLRLINQLLPKLKVYVISPLKMLEFDELFKNETGKDRKTSNSWLTTGWFTMAIALELCDRVNVYGMVAPDFCSTPSHLSVPYHYYEPSGPDECSLYLSHEHNQSGGHHRFITEKTVFANWAQKYDIHFYQPDWSPSSTLNRSSSHTPAPAVS, encoded by the exons cctctgAGGATGCACTGTAACTGCTGTGCCCTGGTGTCCAGCTCGGGCCACCTTACTGGCAGTAACCGAGGGGACGAAATTGACCGCACCGAGTGCGTCATCCGCATGAACAATGCCCCAAACGGAAACAATTTCAAACAGGATGTGGGCCGGCGCACTAGCCTGCGCGTCATCGCCCACTCCAGCGTGCAGAGGGTGCTGCAGAGACGGCAGGAGCTGCTCAACGCCAACCAGgactctgtcttcctcttctggGGACCCACCAGCGCCATGCGACGCGACGGCAAGGGCAGGGTCTTCAACAACCTGCGTCTGATCAACCAGCTGCTTCCCAAGCTCAAGGTCTACGTCATCTCCCCCCTCAAGATGCTGGAGTTTGACGAGCTCTTCAAAAATGAAACGGGAAAAGACAG GAAGACCTCGAACTCGTGGCTGACCACTGGCTGGTTCACCATGGCCATTGCCCTGGAACTCTGTGACAGGGTCAATGTCTATGGCATGGTGGCTCCGGACTTCTGCAG tactccctctcatctctcagtGCCGTATCATTACTATGAGCCCTCTGGCCCAGACGAAtgctccctgtatctctcccacGAGCACAACCAGAGCGGCGGCCACCACCGCTTCATCACGGAGAAAACAGTGTTCGCCAACTGGGCCCAGAAGTATGACATCCACTTCTACCAGCCAGACTGGAGCCCATCCTCCACTCTCAATAGAAGCAGCTCACACACACCTGCTCCAGCTGTCTCCTGA